From a single Flavobacterium sp. genomic region:
- a CDS encoding cytochrome c, which yields MKIKIIAIVLLGTFIYSCSPKVIQPEAPKIDVAPIVIETPLTAELAEGKALFVNNCGKCHNLYDAKDFNAEQWKPIMLRMQQEAKISDEEREKIYAYLTK from the coding sequence ATGAAAATTAAAATTATTGCAATTGTCCTTTTAGGAACTTTTATTTATTCGTGTTCACCTAAAGTTATTCAGCCAGAAGCTCCAAAAATTGATGTTGCTCCTATTGTTATTGAAACACCTCTAACGGCAGAATTAGCAGAAGGTAAAGCTCTTTTTGTAAATAATTGTGGTAAATGTCATAATCTATACGATGCAAAAGATTTTAATGCAGAACAATGGAAGCCAATCATGTTAAGAATGCAACAGGAAGCTAAAATTTCAGATGAAGAAAGAGAAAAGATTTATGCTTATCTAACAAAATAA